In the Deltaproteobacteria bacterium genome, GGAGTGCTGGGTCCCGGAGGTGAGGGGAGATGAACTTTCTCGTAAACGGAAGGCACAGGGGGGCGAACCCGCTCGTAAGGGCCGCCCTCGGTACGGGGCTTGCGATGTTGGCGCTCTTCTGGGTGAGCAGCCTGCTGCTCTTCTACGAGAAGATGGGGCTTACGCCGGCCTCCGTGGCCCTCTACTATCTCGGCGACGAGGAGAGCTTCCGCGGTCCCCTCTCCTACATGGGACTTCTCGAGACGACCCACGCCCACCTCTTCACCTACGGCCTCGTCTTCATCCTCGTAAACCACCTCGTCGTCTTCACCGCCGTCTCAACCCGTCTCAAGGCCCTTCTCATATGGACCACCGTCATATCGGGGGCCCTCAACGTGGGGGCCGGCTGGCTCGTCCTCTACTGCGGCGCCGCCTTCGCCGCCGTCAAGCTCGGGGCCTTCATCGTCTTCCAGGCAAGCCTCGGCGTCTCCATCGTCCTCACGGGCCTCTCCCTCATCGGAGACGAACGGCGGCGGTGAAAGACCGCAGCCGCCGTTTCGTCACCCGTCCGTGAAAGTGTAAAAGTATTTTACGGCGCGGCGAGGGAGCGCCGCCGCTGCGGCCTGGAAGGCTAACCCCCCGGTATCGTAAGGGTTTCTTGCTCCAGCCTCCATGAAAGGCAGCACCGTGCCGCCCCCCTGGCGTCAGCATATGTTGACACTTTTCCCCGCGGCTCCCGGCGCTTCCCCGGGCGATTTCAAACCTCTTATTGAAAAAACTTTGTAATGCAAGGAGTTGTCTTCAGATGGGGCGGCAGCCGTCATCCGAGGTACGATTTTTGCATTGTTCACAGTCCAGGTGAGCTGGACCCCCGGTGACAGGGGCCTGCGGGTGCGCTTCGCGGGTCCACCCCTTGCAATACCGCTTCACCGGCGGAAGAGTTCGGAACCCTCACCGGGGGTTCCCGAGAGAAAGGAGATCGGAGGGATGATGAAGAAGAGACTTGCCGCCTTGCTGGCGGTAGTTGGCGTTTTGCTGGGCCTTGCCGGCCAGGCGTGGGCCCTCTCCATAGGCGCGAACGTCACGGCCCAGACGGGCACGGGCGGGACCGTCACGGACTCTAAGAGCGGTCCACCCCCTTCAACGGTCAAGGCCTCTGTCGTTTCGTTAAGCCCTTCAGACTCCGCCCTTACCAGCGCCGTTGCGACGACGGCCGGCGACCTGAGCACGGCCGTCTACGCTGGCGGCTTTGGGCGGGGGAGTTGGATCAACAACATCAACAACGAAAGCTACAGCGCCCAGGCCGTCTCCACGTGGAGCCTCGGCATCTCCAACACCACCGCCGGAGCGAAAGCCTACACGCTTGATCTGAGCATCGTCGACGGCTTTCTCAACACGAGACGCATCAGCGGGGCCGTGCCCGGCGACTTCGCCACGGCGTCCATATCCCTGGAGGTGACGCTCGACTCGTCGGTAGTGTGGTCCAATACGACCACGCTCCACCAGATCTATCCGTCCACAGCGCCGCCTACACTCACCGCTGCCGGCACGAGCACGACGCCCTTCGGAGGGGGCTCTCTGAGCCTCGTCGACTCCGGCAGTACCTACTCTGAGTGGGAGTATGAGTGGAGCCCTTTCACCCTGTCGATCCCCCTCGGCACCCTCGCCCCCGGCGGGTCGTCCACCGTGGGCTATACTCTCACCGCCTCCGTTAGCGGCAGCATCCACAATAGCTCCTCCGATGCCTCGTCCGACGCCCTTCTCGGCGACCCGCCCCAACTCTACTCCACCGGCGGCGGCGGGCCCTTCTACGGCACCGGCGTCGGCGTCAGCATCACCTCCTCGCCCGCCGCGGTGCCTGAGCCCTCGACGCTTCTCCTTACGGGAGCGGCCGTCTTCCTCGGTCTCACGGCGGCCGGGAGGCTGGGACGCTCCGCTTAGAGGGCCCGCCACGGGCCAGCGAAGCCGCTCCGAGCCGGAAGTAGCCCGGAGCGCGGCACGGGGAGCCTCACGGCAGTCCAGGTGAGCAGGCCCCCCGGTGACAGGGGCCTGCGGGGGCGCGCTTCGCGGGTCCACCCCTTGCAACACCGCTTCACCGGCGGAAGACTTCGGAACCCTCACCGGGGGTTCCCGGGAGAAAGGAGATCGGAGGGATGATGAAGAAGAGACTTGCCGCCTTGGTGGCGGTGCTCGGTGTTTTGCTGGGCCTCGCCGGCCCGGCGCGGGCCCTCTCCATAGGCGCGAACGTCACGGGCCAGACGGACACGGGCGGGGCCGTCACGGACGCTAAGAGCGGTCCACCCCCCGCAACGGTCAAGGCCGTAGCCGCTTCGTATGGCATTTATTCCACCACTGGCGGCGTGGCGACGACGGCCTCCGACCTGAGCACGGCCGTCTACGCTGGCGGCGAGGGGTGGGGGTGGAACGACGGCTACAGCGCCCAGGCCGTCTCCACGTGGAGCCTCGGCATCTCCAACACCACCGCCGGAGCGCAAGCCTACACGCTCGATCTGAGCATCGTCGGCGGCTCGCTCTTCACGTACCTCGACGACTGGGCCGTGCCCGGCGACTTCGCCACGGCGTCCATATCCCTGGAGGTGACGCTCGACTCGTCGATAGTGTGGTCCAATACGACTACACTCCACCAGCCCTATCCGTCCACAACGCCGGCTACACTCACCGCTACCGGCACGAGCACGACGCCCTTCGGAGGGGGCTTGCCGACCCCCGGCCCCGGCGGCACCTACTATAACTGGAGCGCCTTCAACCTGTCGATCCCGCTCGGCACCCTCGCCGCCGGCAGTTCGTCCACCGTGGGCTACACCCTCACCGCCTCCGTTAGCGGCCTCAATAACTCCCTCTACGCCTCGTCCTACGCCAAGCTCGGCGACCCGTCCCAACTCTACTCCACCGGCGGCGGCGGGCCCTTCTACGGCACCGGCACCGGCGCCAGCATCACCTCCTCGCCCGCCGCGGTGCCGGAGCCCTCGACGCTTCTCCTTACGGGAGCGGCCGTCTTCCTCGGTCTCACGGCGGCCGGGAGGCTGGGACGCTCCGCTTAGAGGGCCCGCCACGGGCCGGCAAAGCCGCTCCGAGCCGGAAGTAGCCCGGAGCGGCTTTTTTGTCTTAGCCGCCATTCCTCTCCACACTCGCCGTGAGTGCGCCGGATTCTTCCTTTTGTTATATCCTTTGAGCGTGACCGCTGCAGTCGTGGTATGTTTGTTATATTTCATCTTGACAGAATGGACCTGGAAAAGTATCATGGAATAAGGGTGTAGCAAGGCTTTTCGCCCTGTATGACGGTTTTGTCTTTGCGTTTCTGAACCATTTTTAATAGAATATTCATATTGAGCTTAAGTCTTGCGAGATGACACTCGAGGGAGACAGGGGTGCAGGGGGCTCTTCTTCGCGGACGGGGCGCAGCAGGGGGGGCACAGGGGAGCGGCGGCGCAGTTGCGTCTTTTTTTGTTCTCTTCGGTGAGTTTTGTTTTACATCTTCGGCGGCTTCTGTAAGCACGGCCTCACTTGGTCTTTTGGGGACGGAGGCTGTCGGTGGGGTGTCTTGAGTAGAGCGGGAGCGGCCCAGGGCTCGCAGGGGATGGGGAGGTTTGTGACTACAACCGATGACAATAGCGGTGAAATATGCGTTACCTACGATACACGATTCTCTTCATAGCTGTTCCGGTCGCTGTCTGTCTTGTTGCTTCTCTATCGTGTATTGATTCGCTCTTCCACGTCGTTCCTTCGGCCTACGCCACGGGCGGGGCCTTCAAGGACACCAAGCACGGCGGCGGCACGGTCGACGGCATAGACTTCCAGGGCGTCGACCGGTCTGTTAACCCCGACTACGGAAGCTACTACAACGACCTTACCGGCGAGGGCGGCCGCTACAAACCCGGCGAGTGCGTCCACTGCCACGAGGTCCACGCAAGCTTCGGCGAAAGCGAGCCGCCTCCGGCCTCGGGCTCGGTATGGGACCCCGACGGCGGTCCCAACCCCTATCTCGGTCTCGCCGGTGCGGACCAGAACTTCTGCTTCTACTGCCACGAAAGCATAAACTTCGACCCCGTCTTCGGGGGAGGGACGGGCTACTGGCGTTTCTTCCAGGGCAAGGCCCGTTACCTGGAGTCGGGCCACTACAACTCCACGGTCATGAAGAACCCCGGCTACGGGGTGGGCTCTCCGTGGCCGAGGACCGACCGCACGGGCAACCTCCTCTCCGGTCACTGTCTCCAGTGCCACACGCCCCACGGCCTTCGCGGCTCCTACGACACGGGCACGGCGCCGTCGACGTCCAACCTCTACGTCTCGTCCACCGTCGACAACGGCCTGCTCCCCCGCCAGCTCATAGCGCGTGAGGAGGCCCTCTGTCTCAACTGCCACGACGGGAGCCCGGCGTCGAAGGACGTGAAGACCTGGATAGACAAGCCCCTTGCCGGCGCCTACGGCCATCCCGTGCGCAAGGACTCCTACTACGGCCGCCACGACCTTGCGAGCGAGAGTCCCATCTTGCTCGCCGAGGGATGGCTCGACAACAATCCCCACACCGAATGCACGGACTGCCACAACCCCCACGTGGCGGGCAAGGGCCCTGGAGACACGGCCAAGGCCTATTCCCATCAGGACGAGCAGGTCGCCTACAACACCAATCGCGGGGGCACGAACACGGCGAGCGGACCCGTGCGCATATCGAACGTGAACCGCGGGGTGTGGGGCGTGTCCGTGACGACCTCCACGGGAGCCGTCTCCTGCTGCATAGACAGCCTGGAGCCCGACACCAACTACGTCTACGAGCTCTGCCTGAAGTGCCACTCCCAGTTCGGCCTGGGCACCTCCACCACCCTCACGTCGTCGTCGGCCGTCGACGCCGCCTATCCAACGACGGGCACGCCGACCGGGCAGACGCCCTACGTGGCCAACCGGCAGCGCCTCACCGACGTGGCCGCCGAGTTCGCCACCGACAACTACGGCTACCACCCTGTCTTCGCCAAGGGCAAGAACCAGCCGCCCTGCAACGCCAACCCCAACTGGCCGGGCGGCGGGGCCGCGGGCCAGGGGGACACGGGCTCCGGCGCCGACGCGGCCACCGGCGGCTGCGGCCTCTCCAACAACTTCGTCGCCCCCTGGCGCCACGACAGCTACGTGACCTGCATAGACTGCCACACCACGCCATCGGGCGACCCGAACACGACGGCCATCGGCCCCCACGGCTCGAGCAACAGGTGGATGCTCAAGGACGTGGACCGCTCCATAACGATCACCTACGTGGGCGGAGGCGGCTACTCCTACTCGACGGGCAACGCCGAGACCGTCGCCGTCTCGCCCACGGAGAAGACCTTCTGCTTCAACTGCCACCGCGCCGACGTCTACGGTCCCCTCGACCAGGGCACCGACGGTGGCGGCGGAGGCGGCATGGGCGGAGGCGGCATGGGAGCCACCCCCCCGACCAAGGCCAACTATGCGCGCCAGCCCCACGTGTCGAGCTACGACTACCGGCCGTGGTCGTCGTCGTGGCTCCCCAAGCAGGGCATCCACTGCATGCACTGCCACGGCGGCGGCACGGCCGGAGGTCTCCACGGCTCGAGGTGGGGCAAGAACCCCTGGGGATACTCCGGGGCCACGGGGGCCAAGAGCTACTCGGGCCGCAGACTCCTGAACGGCGCCACCTGGATCGCCGTCACCAGGGGCTCGACCACCCAGGCGGGCGCGTGCTGGACCGAGGGGTCGATAACCGGCATGAGCTCGTGCACCAGGCACAATACCGGCAGGACTATGAACAAGTACTCGACCTACGACTACGAGTCGGGAGCGGACCCATAAACGAAGACAGCGGCCACGACGGCGGAGCTTAATTGCCCTGGGCCCTGGGGGAACCGGGGGTCCATGACCCTTTACAAAAAGGTTCCCTCAGAGCAATTAATCAGAGTTTCCCTAATGGATGGCGGCGGGGAGGTGGAGGCGGTGGGCCCTCCCCGGGCCGGCGGAAGGCCTCCCGTTGATCGCGGCCGGGTGAGCTGCGGGGCTATGGGCGGGCGCCGGAATCGGCCACATCGATGTGCCTGCTCTCGTCGATTATCTCCACGTCCTCGACGATCCAGGACTCGCCCTCTCTTGCCAGAGTGTACGATATCTCGTAACGCACCTCCCTGGGACCTTCGACGAGGTCCCCGCTCTTTACGTTCACCCACTTGTAGCGCCATTTCTCCACGGTCCTTACCCGGCGGCTCGAACCGTCGCCTTCGATCTCCTTGAAGTCGAGGCTCAAGAGCTCCGAGTCCATGACCCTGTCGGCCTGGAGAAAGGACTGGACGACGATGTCGACTTTCGTCAACTGCCGCTGGGAGGTTACCGAGGCGAGTATCTCGGGGTCGAGGTCGCGGTATGCCTTTATGATGCCCTGCGTATAACGTAGTACGGCGGACTTGACGGCCTCGTCGGTGTCGGGCTGCGCGCTCGTGCACGAGACGGCGAGAAAGGCTGCGCCGAGTAGAAAGAAAAGGGTTCGCTTCATCACCCACGATTATACCACGAAACACACACTCTCTCATAGAGGTTGTTCCCGGCGGTATTGTTTTTGTACAGGGAGCTCGACACCACCCATGCGAGTATTTAATTGAAGAGAGCCCGTTAATATGTTAAGATAAGGTATTGATATATATCAAATAACGGAATTCGAGGGGGCTTGAATGTCCACAGGTGACGGGGTCTGTCCCGGCTGCGGCAGGCCGTACAGGAAGACGGCCGGCCTGGCCGTACACATGTTGGTCGGCGCGGCGGCGGGCCTGGTGGTCGGCACCGCCTTCGTGGCCTACTGGTTCGGCACCTACGCCGGTTTTTTCCACAACATGGCCATCATCCACGAGGTGGCCGGCACACTCCTCGGCGGGCTCATCGGCGCGGTGGCGGCCGTGTGGAGGAGGAGATGAGCAGGCCCTTCGCTGCACTTGCCGCCCTGCTGCTGATGGCGGCGCTGCTGCAGGGATGCGCCGGAGCCGAGGCCGGGACGCAGAGCCCCGACTTCACGGTCCGTATCGTGGGTGGCGCGGACGGCTCGTGGACGGGCAGGACCGTGACGCTGTCGCAGCTTCGGGGCAGGCCCGTGGTCATCCACTTCACGGCGAGCTGGTGCAACGCCTGCAAGCGCATATTCGACGCCGTGACCACGGGCTACGCCGACGTCTTTGTCATGGGTGTGGGAGTGATGGACAGAAAGCCCAACATAGTCGACTTCGTGCGCTCCCAGGGGCTTTCGGCGCCGGTGGGCTACGACGAGGACGGCTCCATAGCCCGCGACTACGGCGTGAACACCCTGCCGCTCACGGTCTTCATCGACCGTGACGGCGTTCTCGTAGAGCGGGTCCTGGGCGTTGTCGAGGGCGAACGGCTACGCAGCATAATGGAAAGGATTTCGGCCTGAGGCCGCACGCAGAGGGGACCGTCGGCCGCTCGCCCTTGAGACCATGAAAAAAGGCGCCATCCTCTTTATAACCCCGCCCTACCATGCGGGAGTGGTCGAGGTCGCCGGCAGGTGGGTGCCCCTCCATCTCGTCTATCTGGCCGGGGCGGTCAGGGCCGCCGGCTTCGAGGCCGCCATCTACGACGCCATGACGAAGGATGTGGGCCACGCCGAGATCGAGGCCCGCATACGGCAGATGCGGCCCCGCTACGTGGCCACATCGGCCATCACATGCACCTTCCCCGACGCCCTCGCCGTCATGGAGACGGCCAAGCGCGTGGACCCGTCGATCACCACCATAATGGGCGGCATACACCCTACCTTCATGCACGAAGAGGTGTTCACCCTCTCGGCCCACGTGGACTTCGTCGTCGTGGGCGAGGGCGAGAAGACGGTGGTCGAGCTGCTCGATGCGCTCGAGGGCGGCGGCGACCCCCTTGCCGTGGCCGGCGTGGCGACGCGCGAGGGCGCAGGGCCGCAGCGCCCCCTCATGGAGCCCGGCGAGCTCGATGCCCTTGCCAAGGCGTGGGACCTGCTCGACTGGGACGACTACCGCTACTTCGTCATACCCGACTCAAGGCTCGGCGCCGTCGACACCTCGCGGGGCTGCAACAAGGACTGCAGCTTCTGCTCGCAGCGGCGCTTCTGGCGCCAGAGCTGGCGGGGACGCAGCCCTGAGTCGGTCGTCGCCGACATGGAGACCCTCAAGCGCGAGCACGGCGTCAACGTCGTGCTCTTCACCGACGACTATCCCACATACGACAGGCAGAGGTGGGAGCGCCTCCTCGAGCTGCTGCTTCTGCGCAACCTGGGCTCCTACATCCTCATGGAGACGAGGGTGGAGGACATACTGCGCGACAGGGCCATACTCAAGGAGTACCGCCGGGCCGGCATCATACACGTCTACGTGGGCACCGAGTCGACCGACCAGGCCACCCTCGACCTCTTCAAAAAGGACGTGAAGGTCGAGGACGCCAAGGAGGCCATAGGGCTTCTCAACGACCACGGCATCATAACGGAGACGTCCATGATACTGGGGCTTCCGGCCGAGACGAGGGACTCCATCGAGCGCACCCTTCGGCTCGCCAGGGAGTACAACCCCGACTTCTGCCACTTCCTCGCCATAGCGCCATGGCCGTACGCCGACATGTACGAGGAGCTCGCCCCCCACGTGGCGGTCAGGGACTACCGCCGCTACAACCTCATCGACCCCGTGGTGAAGCCCCGGGCCATGGAGCTCGACGACATAAACTCGGCCATAGTGGACTGCTACAGGCGCTTCTACATGGACAAGCTCCACGAGGTCGTAAGGATCGGGGACCGCTTCAAGCGCGACTACCTGCTCTTTTCCATGAAGCTTATGATGACCAACTCCTTTCTCGTGGAGAAGATAGGCGGCCTCGGCGAGATGCCCGAGGAAGTGAAGCGCCACCTCGCCATACTGCGCGAGCCGGAAAAGGAGGTGACGGGGCTTTGAGCCCGCCGCGCGCCGCGGGGCGGTTCCTTGCGCCGGACCATGAGAGTAGTCGACATCCTCGTATCGAGGGGCTTTGCCGTCTTCCTGCTGGCGGCCTCGCTCGTGCTGCTCGTCTTCATGGCCAGGCGCACGGGCCTGTACAGCCCGCTCTTTGTCCTGCTGCCCGCCTTCGTCTTTGCGAGCCTCTTCTTCTGTACGCTTCGAAGGTACAGGGCCCGGCGGCGCAGGAGCGTCAAGTTCATCGGGTCGCTCGTCTTTCACGGCGGGCTCATGGCCGGCGTGGCCGTCATCTTCTTCGCGCCCCTTGTGAGGTTCTCCGCCTATGTGGAGGCGCTCGAGGGGATGAGCGTATCGGCCGACGACGGCGACTACGTGACCGTGCTCGAAAGGCCCCTCGTCGGCCCGGCCGCGCCTTTTATATCTTTCAAGCTCGAACGCTTTGTTATAAGATACAAGGACGACGTCTATCCCGTCGACTATACGGCGTACTCGCGCATCGCCTTTCTCGAGGGCGGCGAGTTCCGGGACGTGGAGGTCCCCATACGGATAAACGGTCCCTTCCGCCGCGGCGGCTACACCTTTCTGCTCGAAAACGGCGGCTACGCCGGGCGGTTCGTACTGAGCGACCGGAGCGGGGCCGTCCTCTTCGACCGTTACGTGAAGCTGGCGCGTGAGACGGCCAGGGAGGACTCCTTCGAGGCCCCGGAGGCGGGCCTTGTCTTCTACACGAGGTTCTTTCCCGACCTCTACGTGAAGGACGGCGGTGTGGGCACCCGGTCTCCATATCCGAGAAATCCCGCCTTCGGCATAAAGGCGGCGCGCAGGGACGACCCCTTCAGGGACATATTCAAGGGGGTGCTCAGGGTGGGGGAGTCGGCCGGCTTCGACGGCCTTACGCTGCGCCTTGCCGACATCAGGGCCTTCGCCGTCATATACGTCGTCAGGGACCCGACCTATTACTGGATATTCGTGAGCTGGACGGCCATCGTCGCGGGGCTTGCCATGCGTTACGGGCCGCTGCTCCTGGAGCGGCGCGACGGCGCGGGGCCGGCCCCGTCGGCGGGAAACGGAGGTGAGGCCACGTGAGGGCGCTCGAGGCCCTGCTGCTGTGGTCGACGGTGGGGCTCTACTTCGTCGACTTCTTCATAATGCTCTACGCCGTGGTCTTCGGCCGCCGCTCCCTCGTGCGCCCGGGCTGGCTCGCAGCCGTCGCGGCCTTCCTCTTCCACTCGGCCACCATCGCCAACCGATGGATCGAGTCGGGCCATCCGCCGGTGCTCTGGCGCTTCGAGCACGCACTGGCCGGCTCGTGGCTCGTCGCCGCCATATACCTCGCCGTCGGCAGGGCGGCCCCGCAGCTCAGGGTGCTGGGGGTCACCGTGACGCCCTTCGTCATCCTCATGCTCGGCTACGGCATCATGGGCGGACCCGCCTCGGTGGAGCCGCTGCCGCCGCCCTACCAGAGCAACTGGCTCTGGGTCCACGTCTTCTTCGCCTGGGCCGCCTACGGCGCCTTCGTAGTCGCCGCCGCGGTGGGCGTCTACTACCTCGTCAAGGCCAGGGGTGCCGGCCGCGATGAAGTGCGGCTGGCCTCGCTCGACGAGCTCTGCTTCAGGGTCGTCATCTTCGGCTTCGTAAGCCTCACCGTCGAGATAGGCGCCGGGGCCATATGGGCCTACGGCCTGTGGGGCAGGTACTGGGGCTGGGACCCCATAGAGACGTGGAGCCTCGTCACCTGGGTCGTCTACGGCCTCAATATCCACCTGCGGGCAAGCTACGGCTGGAAGGGGTCCAGGGCCGCGTGGCTCGCCATAGCGTCGCTTGCGGCCGTGCTCGTCACCTTCGGCGGAATCGGCTTCATAGGCGGCGTCCATACGCCTCTTCTCTGAGGGCTTTCAGGGGGTATCGCGCATGGTCGGCATATTGGTGATGATGAACAACTACTTCCACGACTTCGCCACGGCGCTGGTCGTGGTCTGCACATACGGCATGCTCATGATGGTCCGCTACGTGGAGCGAAGCGGCGGCGAGGAGTCGCGCCGCATGGTGCTGGCCCTCTATCCCCGCATGGTCCACCTCACCGGCGGCTCGGTCGTCTTCGTCATGCTCGCCGGAGTGGTGCGGGCCTTCACCTACGGCGACTACGAGTGGCAGAGCGCCGTCTCCAACAACCAGGTGGCGGCCCTCATGGTCAAACACGTCATACTCTTCGCCCTCTTCTTCTACGGCCTCGGTCTCTGGGTCAAGGTCCACCGCAAGATAAGGGAGTTCAGGATGGCGCAGGGCAAATCCTG is a window encoding:
- a CDS encoding TlpA family protein disulfide reductase; its protein translation is MSRPFAALAALLLMAALLQGCAGAEAGTQSPDFTVRIVGGADGSWTGRTVTLSQLRGRPVVIHFTASWCNACKRIFDAVTTGYADVFVMGVGVMDRKPNIVDFVRSQGLSAPVGYDEDGSIARDYGVNTLPLTVFIDRDGVLVERVLGVVEGERLRSIMERISA
- a CDS encoding radical SAM protein, which encodes MKKGAILFITPPYHAGVVEVAGRWVPLHLVYLAGAVRAAGFEAAIYDAMTKDVGHAEIEARIRQMRPRYVATSAITCTFPDALAVMETAKRVDPSITTIMGGIHPTFMHEEVFTLSAHVDFVVVGEGEKTVVELLDALEGGGDPLAVAGVATREGAGPQRPLMEPGELDALAKAWDLLDWDDYRYFVIPDSRLGAVDTSRGCNKDCSFCSQRRFWRQSWRGRSPESVVADMETLKREHGVNVVLFTDDYPTYDRQRWERLLELLLLRNLGSYILMETRVEDILRDRAILKEYRRAGIIHVYVGTESTDQATLDLFKKDVKVEDAKEAIGLLNDHGIITETSMILGLPAETRDSIERTLRLAREYNPDFCHFLAIAPWPYADMYEELAPHVAVRDYRRYNLIDPVVKPRAMELDDINSAIVDCYRRFYMDKLHEVVRIGDRFKRDYLLFSMKLMMTNSFLVEKIGGLGEMPEEVKRHLAILREPEKEVTGL
- a CDS encoding cytochrome C biogenesis protein, encoding MRALEALLLWSTVGLYFVDFFIMLYAVVFGRRSLVRPGWLAAVAAFLFHSATIANRWIESGHPPVLWRFEHALAGSWLVAAIYLAVGRAAPQLRVLGVTVTPFVILMLGYGIMGGPASVEPLPPPYQSNWLWVHVFFAWAAYGAFVVAAAVGVYYLVKARGAGRDEVRLASLDELCFRVVIFGFVSLTVEIGAGAIWAYGLWGRYWGWDPIETWSLVTWVVYGLNIHLRASYGWKGSRAAWLAIASLAAVLVTFGGIGFIGGVHTPLL